The window AACGCTCGCCGACTTCGTTTTCGATCTCGGTCAACAGCAGCTGCGCGTGGTCGTAGCGGTACTTCAGTTCGCTGCCGTCGGGGTTGATCCGCCGACTGACCAGGTGCAGATCGTCCGCGTACTCAAACCGGGTGACCCGCCCCAGTTCATCGGTTTCAGCGGTGATCCGGCCGTAGGCGTTGTAGCTGAACTGGCGACTGGCGCCGCTCGGCGCGGTCGTCTGCAACAGACGGCCGACGGCATCCCACTGGTAGCGGCTGACCCCGCCGTGTTCGTCCTCAGCCGTCGTCCGCCGCCCCAACGCATCGTAGGCAAACTGCCGGCGCCCGCCGTCGGGCAGGGTTTCGCTCAGCAACTGGCCGAGGTCGTTCCACTCGAACACATGGCGGCTGTGGTCCGGGTAACGGATCGCCAGCAAGCGCCCTTGTCCGTCGTACTCGTGGTAGGTGCTCTGGCCATCGGGATCGATCAGCCAGGTGACATCACCCTGGGCGTTGCGTTGGTAGGTCCACTTGGCCTTACCGCGATAACGCGCGTGCAGGAAAGCGTTGCGGTACTCGTAGGACGTCGGTTCGTCTTCCGGCGGAATCAGCGCGATCAGCCGTCCGAGCTCGTCGTAGCGGTATTCAGTGATCGCGCCGAGCGCGTCCTGCTCGGCGAGCAAACGGCCCTGTGCGTCGTAGGCCTTGTGCTGCTGACCGCCGTCGGCCGCGACCCGGCGCACCAGCCGTGCCTGCGAGTCGTGGAGGTAAACCTCTTCGCTGCCATCGGCGTGTTTCAGGACCACACCGCCGTCGCCGTCCCAGCGGTAACGGGTGTCCATCTGCGCAAACGAGGCCCAGTGGCGGATACATCGGGCAGCCTTGCCGGCCCTTTCCCACTCCCAGTAGAAACTCGCGCCACCGGCCAGCTGCCGTTGCAGGATCACCTGCTGCTCGTCGTAGTCGTAGCGTTCGCTTTCACCGGCGGCATTCGTCGCTTCGATCAATCGCCAGCGCGCGTCGTAGCGATAAGTCACCAGCGTCTGCTCGGTGCGCCAGGCCGGCGGCTGGTCGTCGCCGAGGTGAAAGCGCTGGTAGTCGACGGCGACCAAATGGTTACGCTCGTAACGCAACCACAGGCAACGCCCGGCGCCGTTGTCCAGGCGCTGAATGCACCCGGAAAAATCGCGCTGCACGCTCAGACGATTGCCATAGGCATCGCTGATCGCGCTCAAGCGCCCACCCAGAAAATGGAAAAAGCGCACCGACTCGCCGGCCAAGGCGACAACCAGTTCCTCCGGCTCCTCGCCAAGGTAGATCGCCGCCCGCGACAGGCTGTTGTGGATCGCCGGACGCGTCAGGCTCGGCAGCGGAAACGGCGTGCGACGGTTTTCCGCATCGATCCAGGTGACCGTGTCGCCGTCGATTTCCAGGCGCTGGGCCAGCGAATGGTTCCAGCCAAAACCGAGGCCGCCGTCGAGTTCCACGGCGCTGGTGCGATACAAACGGGTGAACTCGAACGGCAGCAGCCCATCCAGCACACCGTCAGTCAGGGTCAACAGTTCTTCGCCGCTGACCAGCGATACCGGGCAGCCATGGGTGGCGGTGCGATCCGCGGAATCGGCGCTGTCGCCGTTGGGGTTTTTCGCCTGAACAGGAACATCATCCCGATGTTCCTGCCGGCCCAGCCGAGTCTTGGCTTCGGATTTATTGCGAGCAATGGCGACCGGATTGTCCACCAATACATCCGCTGCTCCTGCCGCACTGATCTGCAGAGGCACCGCTGGCGCAGGCCTCAGCTGCGCGTTCCGGGCATTGAGCATCAACGGCTTGAGTGCGCTCGCATGAGTGGTCAGGTCAGAGCGCCTCGCCAGCTCCGACAGCCGTAAACCCGCCGCAGCCAACCAACGCCGAGCACGCTCGGACTTGATCTTGTTGAGCACCTTGGCGCTGATGCCGAGCCTCAAGCCTGTAGGACCGGTCAAGCGCACCAGCAGGAAACTGATCAACAGCTCTGTGCGAACTTGCGCCACGACTTCAGCGATGTATTGCGGCGGCAGCATCCGCAGCCAACTGGTGAAAGCCGCCAGATGAATGAACATCAATGGCTCGTCGCTAAGCACCAGCAACACATTGGCGATGGTTTCGGACGACGCCTTCAGCAGCGCCTCAACCTCCGCTTCGCTCAAGTACTCCAGGAGCTTTTCGCTATTGGCCTGGAGGTCGGAGATCAGGGCGTAGAGCTGCTTAACGTCATCCCACAAACCGTGCAGCGAGTTCTCGAAACCGCGCCAGTCAGCGCGTTGCAGCATGCCGTAGCGTTCAACGAAGTCTGCCTGGGAAAACCCGGCCCACAACGGTTGAAACTCGGTGCTCCATTCATTGCGCAACCAGCCCTCAAGCTCGCCGAGGACGCCCTGATAGGAGTCGTAAAGCGTCTTGACGTGATCGCGGGTGACGTTGGGAAAAAAGGTGATGCGATAGCGATCGCCGCGCCAGCAGTCGGCGACTTCAAGGATGCCGCTGGGGCCGATGGTTTTATGAATCGGTTTGCCATATTGCGGTTGGCCCTGGCCTTCATTGAGTAACGGCTCAAGCATCACCGGCGTATTACCGATGGGCACGAAGCGCGCGGCTTCAAACATGTGCACCAGGGTCAGCGGGCCGTTGGCCGGGCACATGGCAACCGTTGAACTGACGGGAGTGGTGGATTTTTTCGGTGCGCTGAGGCGGACTTCATGGCCGACCTCGAACACCTGCTCGACATCCAGCGTCCCGCCCGCCCAGAAGTTTTCCGCCCAGGCTTCGTAA of the Pseudomonas sp. MAG733B genome contains:
- a CDS encoding RHS repeat-associated core domain-containing protein, translated to MFDPDKLLALNNTIGLLVMAAMNPQQPDIEALLGDFRLCLNDYEAWAENFWAGGTLDVEQVFEVGHEVRLSAPKKSTTPVSSTVAMCPANGPLTLVHMFEAARFVPIGNTPVMLEPLLNEGQGQPQYGKPIHKTIGPSGILEVADCWRGDRYRITFFPNVTRDHVKTLYDSYQGVLGELEGWLRNEWSTEFQPLWAGFSQADFVERYGMLQRADWRGFENSLHGLWDDVKQLYALISDLQANSEKLLEYLSEAEVEALLKASSETIANVLLVLSDEPLMFIHLAAFTSWLRMLPPQYIAEVVAQVRTELLISFLLVRLTGPTGLRLGISAKVLNKIKSERARRWLAAAGLRLSELARRSDLTTHASALKPLMLNARNAQLRPAPAVPLQISAAGAADVLVDNPVAIARNKSEAKTRLGRQEHRDDVPVQAKNPNGDSADSADRTATHGCPVSLVSGEELLTLTDGVLDGLLPFEFTRLYRTSAVELDGGLGFGWNHSLAQRLEIDGDTVTWIDAENRRTPFPLPSLTRPAIHNSLSRAAIYLGEEPEELVVALAGESVRFFHFLGGRLSAISDAYGNRLSVQRDFSGCIQRLDNGAGRCLWLRYERNHLVAVDYQRFHLGDDQPPAWRTEQTLVTYRYDARWRLIEATNAAGESERYDYDEQQVILQRQLAGGASFYWEWERAGKAARCIRHWASFAQMDTRYRWDGDGGVVLKHADGSEEVYLHDSQARLVRRVAADGGQQHKAYDAQGRLLAEQDALGAITEYRYDELGRLIALIPPEDEPTSYEYRNAFLHARYRGKAKWTYQRNAQGDVTWLIDPDGQSTYHEYDGQGRLLAIRYPDHSRHVFEWNDLGQLLSETLPDGGRRQFAYDALGRRTTAEDEHGGVSRYQWDAVGRLLQTTAPSGASRQFSYNAYGRITAETDELGRVTRFEYADDLHLVSRRINPDGSELKYRYDHAQLLLTEIENEVGERYRLDYTPNGLIRQESGFDGRRTAYAYDLNGHLLEKTEFGDDGSQLITAYQRDAAGRLLVKTLPDGVKVEYRYDGLGRLVSVDDGQDHPLEFEYDVHDRLITEHQGWGTLRYGYDVSGQLKHLRLPDNSRLEYHRAKGGALTAIDLNGTRLTHHQFEFGREKSRQQGLLHSDYAYDDQGRLQAHAVRQNQRPLYRRDYAYSANGNLAQISDTRHGPRRYQYDPLDRLTGVRHAREQAPENFTHDPAGNLLIHDRPGPWQLKGNRLRRHADRHYDYDAYGNLIRERRGHDVTEYRYDGQHRLIGLTLPDGRTASYRYDAFGRRINKTVDGQTTQFFWQGDQLVAESGPNHYRSYLYEPGSFRPLAMLDGKGPKKACPFYYQLDHLGTPQELTDYGGEIVWSAKYTAYGKVSQITHGGGEQLEQPLRFQGQYFDAESGLHYNRHRYYHPDIGRYLTPDPVKLAGGLNQYRYTPNPTGWVDPLGLSGKCPGASKPGCSAPDSVAGAKVDVGEPNTPSPSPKNRYLYRGDSRESWEIFEAGFEPLGESMDIFLHARDNRNPPSFFVSTSTSETEAIKFATGHGFEDGFVYAIKNIRGIDVNKKLGVLSPHKREVEIAMPGGVESKDILGVTPVRADGSYEGYSIPNPHRKWP